A segment of the Cucurbita pepo subsp. pepo cultivar mu-cu-16 unplaced genomic scaffold, ASM280686v2 Cp4.1_scaffold000134, whole genome shotgun sequence genome:
tgacaagaacacttgtttgagattcgaatcactccacaaagcaagattgatcatgttgagcttgaatgattctacatgcgaACCTAAACTACAccgaattgcaaagaaacttaatCATTGGCTAAAagaatgcttcttttactatattttccaagtctcttacaaatacaacatacatgactttatacagcctcaaaatgaaactcttTGACTTTACATCAGACATTTCAAGAgtttgtaacattcatactttatggtcATAATGAGCcactatgtaaatgtaactttaaaataaataaagtcttaaaatacattaatgaaatacaataactctaaattactctaaaccgtaatccacccaaaatttataacaatgaagtttcattatttttcaacgtgacatgaattgaaatatgttttgataatttcacagcattttcttcacatctccATTGAAGTATACtgcatgattgatgtctcttagTTCCTATCACCTCAATacaaaaaagtaataaataatgtcACGCCAGCTTGTGTTAGCTCTACTGTCACAAAATAGCCACGAAAAATCGACAATTGAGACCGAAATACTACTAAACTCTAATTCTAGGGACTAATTGATTAATCATGTGATAGtttaatatcatataaaaacaTGAGGTCATTTGTTCAAATTGGTACCCATTTAATACCAATAGTATAATTGATTGAAACTTGtgttaatttcaaaatcacgaacaatttttcaaatataaaccCTAATAATCTAATTGATAACtccattcaaattttcttcatgaaatcaaaatgtgcattttgattaaaattagGGCAAAAAAAATGTTCGAATTGTTGCATTTATGGTGGTGGTATGCGAGTCTTCTGTATGTTATATCAACGTTCTCCTTTCCTTGTGagcttgaaaatttataaaatgttcGAACGGttgaaaattgatattaatttagaaagaaaagacatTATAGGAGGAGTTCGAACACAtcattttctacttttatcgAGAATCTTCCATCCAAAAAAACATCCTTAAAAGTTAAGGATGTTCTTCATATGTCCTATCATTTATAGCACAACATTTGAGAGGGCCATATCTCAATATACCAAAAATAATGATGAAACCAAGTCTTTGTTTTtctagaaggaaaagaaaaaaatagtcaCTCTACATGAGTAATCTCTAGGGATAAtcaatatattctttttcctttttaactATTACTTTATAGGTTTACGATAACTCTTAATTTTGAGCTTTCGAATTGATCTTCTAACCTCTCCATGAACGTCTAAATCTTTGACATAATTGTGTCGTGTGTTCTTGAATGACTTTGAATCAATtcgataatttttaaaaattattttcagttATCTTGTTTGGATTAATTTTACACAGCGTTTATCACGGGTAGAAATGTTCATTTAACCTACGTAGATTCATTCAAAACGAGACGAATGAGAATAGACAGATAGAGATATCTATTTGACCGTAGGGATCGGTCTCAAACGGAGTAGAGAATCTTTGTCTAAACGAGATAAAACATTATGTTGATAGACATTATTGAATTGACTAGGAACATGATATTCGcaaaaatcaatgaaattttgtgcGAGATGATGATTGTAACATGTGGCTGTGGCTGTGGCAGGCTTCCTCATCTTGCTCCGTCTCGTAGATATCTCTAATAATGGGTCTATCGAAAGTTGGGTTCGTAAACTTTTATGGTTTATATCGTTTTTATGTCTAAACAACATTTAAGTTGATGTTTTAGAAGGTAGGAGGTGATTGTGTTGACAAAGAATAAAGAGCAAAGGGTTATGTTAGGTCAAGAAGTTTGTTAAGCTATGTTTATCAAAGGGTTAGAGGTTTATATAAGGCATTGAATTGGTTTAGATTGTAGGGCCAACTTAATCATTAAAGTATATGCgatatctaaatttaaaaaatatatatcttttattcATCAAGTTCAGTTGTATTCGAGTCGGTAAATGAgaagtatatgaatgaaccgatACCACATTCGAATGAGAAGGATTTTTGTTCGGATATGGAGTCTCTCTatctggtagagatatatttggaagataaCTTGTAAAGATCTGATAGacatatatatggtaaatatttggtaaagatttgaCAGAGGTATATTCGGTAGACTCGTAGGTTTAAATCTTTGAAAgatatatttagtaaattgaaaccatatatatataccggCTCTCAAGATTCTTTCTTCTGTATTCTCTGTTGTTGTACAATaactgaagtcatcaatataaaacCTTTANTATATATATATACCGGCTCTCAATATTCTCTGTTGTTGTACAATAACTGAAGTCACCAATATAAAACCTTTAGTCAATATTCctctttgtattttctctctcgttctttgtgttcatcttgatcgagtgtgtgcgttgttgagcAATCCTAAcaattagtatcagagctaacaactggtatcgattcTAACAGTTTTAAGAAAATCACCTCAAGGTAAattaagattcagattaccttattgatcaaatatctcgacgcaagaacatttgtttgagatttgaatcactacACAAGTAAGATCAATCATGTCAAGcatgaatgattctaaacatggaAGTGTAGTATTTGCAAATAAACTTattttgagattaaaaaaaagttagagggatgaaattataataataattttatttttttaaaaaaaaaaaaaaaaaaaaaggcttcaCAATCAGTTTCAAATTCGTACCTGATTTTCCAAAAGGCAATcgcctttttttattattattattttgatgagggaaataaaaaattaaaaaaattaaaaaataaaacgaaaaaaaaaataaaacattttttttttctggtagACACCTTCCAGTGGACCCCACCGCTGCACACGTTGTCGCCAACTGTACACACATAGGAATGACAACCTGCGAATAAGAGGATACCACGTCAGCTTCTCATTTGTCGGTATCCGAAATCTGGGTCCCACAAAGTCGGCAATAAAGTCAACGCGATGCTATGATTGATGTGTCAAACTCGTCAATTTAGTTACGAATTAATCGGCTTTGGACCATTAGCTTTCCCCACTTCATTTCACCCATTGACTCACTCTTCACACAGCTACCACACTCCATTTTTCCCCTAATTATCCTTcaatcttcaaaatttaactcaataattacataaatttcGAAGTATAATTTGGATatcgtttttatttttagggtttcgatGCATCAGATGAATCGTCTATAAACTATTGTATTTACCCGAACACCTGATATCGTCAACTAATACGAAAAAATAAGGGTGGTAACGACGAGAACTATAGAAATTTGGCTAAACCCGACCAAATTGCAACTTATAAGGTTAATCCGTACGAGCTCGGAAAAGTTGGGCAGTGTATAAATATGGAGAAGAACTTATTAGGAATACATAGATGCATATATAAATATGGATATTTTGATATACACTAAGGCTAATTAAACGGAGAAATGGGATAGTGGGTCTAATGATGAGGGAGACGCTGACTTCGTGAAGCCCCAGATATCATTCTCATGCCCATATCCCAATCCTCTGCTCGATACTTGCATATGATGATGTTGTtgttcgtgttcgtgttcTCCGTCTTCGATGGATCTTTCGTTGTGACCGTTCAGTTGGGATGCGACAAGTCGGTCAAGGGCAACCCAGTTGTCGAGCTTGACCATAGGTCGGTCGTGGACGAGCTCTGGCATTGGCTCTGTTGGTTCTAAAAGCATCTCGTGGTTGAAGATGATGTTGTAGTCGAACGGTGTCGTTTCGAGTTGGTGGTGGGAGACTATTGAAGGGACGGTTGTGGGGCTATCTAGCCTTGGTAGATGCATGAATGATTTGTCAACTTTTTGTTGTTGATCTTCTATGTTGTTCTTTGAATTGAGTATTAATCTTGAAGATTGGTTGTTGTAGTTGATATTGGAAAATGACTCCATTTCTAGCTTGCATGTTCTTCCCATATAATGAAGTATTTGATCCAAAACTCCATCGTTGTTCGCGTTTAGTAAACGAACATCGGAATCCGACCCACTTGCCTTCGGGCTATCTACGCACTTTTGGTAGCTcttctttttgaaaattcgACATACGACCCACCCGTCCTCCGACACTTGTGGCTCTCCAATCGAGTTACAAATCTGTAGAAGCATAAATGAATGACAACATTCTCATTCGATACAACGAGATCAAATATTTGCATTACTAGCTTACATTGTTGTCACGGTCACAGTCGTCTAGACGGTATTCATGCATAATCCAATCAGACTTTTGGCCATGAGGGGCTCGTCCTTTATAAAAGACTAAAGTTTTTCTCAACCCAATTCGTTTAGATCCAGTGTAAATAATCTTATCACGACCAGTGGCTTTCCAGAATCCAACCGCCGTAGCACGATTCGTGCGAGTTCCAGTTGGATACTTCTTATCCTTATGGCTAAAGAAGTACCAATCGTTTTGTGGGGTGGATCCGATCTTGCATTTCTCTACAcgaaacgaaaaaaaaaaaatgaaatcgaaACACGAAACGAGAAGAAcattaaaaagacaaaaaaaaaataaataaaaatgaaacctTGAATATCCCAAGGCTCGAGCTTGTTAAGATCAACATCACGAATGACATCAAGATCAATCTTTTGAAAGGCAACCTTCTTCCTAAGGTAATAATGTAGAAGCTCCTCTTCAGTGGGGTGGAAACGGAAGCCCGGAGGAACTTGAGAGTGACCGTTGACCGACAGTGTCATGTCGTGCTCCGCCATGAAAGCAAAAAACAACCGCCGGAAAAGCTGTGGAGAcggtggagagagagagagagaaaaggtgGGTTTTTTTAAGGGCAAAGCTGAGCGTAAAGGGTAATGAAGCAATGATAATTTataatgagagagagagaggtgtCAAGTGGAGGATGGTAAGGCCCTGAAATTGATGAAAAgggttacatttttttatgtcTGATAGGGCATTAGTGTACTTAGGGTATTGAGCCTATTAGCTTCAAGAACAGCCAACCACCTAAAATTATACGCACACACCCCAcataatattcaataattaaattacaatttagtcCTTATAAACACTAGACagtgtgtcagtgagaacgctcgattggagagaaaaaaCGAAGTATCCCTTATAAGGATATGAAAGTCTCTTTTTAATAGACGTGTCTTAGAACAGTGAGACTGATGACAATCGTAATGGGCCTTTACAGCAGAGCAAGACATTAGACGGTGTGTCAACGAAGATGCTGAGCCTctaagggagtggattgtgagatcaaaaCTAGGGTCGAttagaaggaagaaaagggtTAGAAGAAAGGGCTCAATCGAAACCATGACCTTTGACCTTAAAAATCTATTTGAAAGCCACACCAAAAACAACCACTTTCTCAataaagagatttttttttttttttttttttttattattattattatttttaaaaaataaaaagatgaaaatgcaACCACCTTGAAAGACAAAGGAGAGGCAAAAGGAGGGATGATGGGGTCGGAGCCACTGAGCTATCAAACAGATGTGTGAAGGAAAATTAAAACCtaaaatgctttttttttttttttttttttaaaNtattatttattttaaataattgactCCGAGTagttaaaaatgataataaaatatatgtatatataattgtatcgtgagtaaaaatatataggGACAAAGGTCGTGATTATTGTATGAAGTTAGAACGAGTAGTGCGTGGCTAACTAATATCTAGTAATGAACGGTCTAGATTTAGAAAGTTCGTATATGTACTAGAGTTGGTAGCTATAGGGTCGAGCCCTACCTGATATGAACCCacataatgaaattaaaaaaacatgtgcCGATCGGAAAAACTTCACTCTTATAAGTATTTCAAGACAAGTTGCTAACGTGTCtatattacataaaaatatCGGGACAATTAACATGTCAAATCtaaattcaaaacaagtaaTTACACGAAgttagaaatataattaataatataatatttgctGATTTGTATAGATGTTTtttaaagacaaaaagaatcaaaaaatcaaatcatttgggatcataatttttgaaaatgacttctaatttataaaaaaaaaaattaaaaaaaaaataagaatttcaaagtcattataaaattatttaaaataggtctataaatttttaattttaaaaatatataataggtctctaaaaattttatttctcgtctaaaattattaaattaatcttTTCCTTTGAGTTGAAACGGATCTATcagatagaaaataaaaataatcagaGATTTATccgacacaaaattaaaaatttaaaaatttgttaatcattttttaaagtttagagaccaaatagacataaaattaaaagtcgTGAGACTAAACGGGTTAATTATAGCTGAGTTATGCTCACTCTGATACAGTTTTCTAAGGATCagactctttctttttcgtgtCAGATACTTATATCGCTTTCGATTTTTCGTGTCGTATGCATGCAAAGATAATATTGGACGGAGGGGACATTAGTTAGGCATTACTTTATAGGGTCTTAGCTTTAGCTTAGGTTTAAGATTATAAATCTAAGTTTTCACATAAATGAAATCTAAGCTTTatctttttgttgaaattaagaATCACATGAACCACTCAACTGAATGTAATGtcgttttattttcttatcctTACGACATTTAATTTGGTGAGCTATGACATCCTAGGTTGTTGTCAATTACGTGTATGCCGAAGTCATTATTGGAAATGACACTACCTCAAAATTTGTActttttaccttatttttGTTGGAGAATAACTTTAGTAACTCAAGTTTTTACTAGAGGAATCACGTAAAAAGTTATAGcgtttattattataaactcGAGAGGAATACGGAGCAGGGTGGAGGGCAGGAAAGCGTTTCCCGTTCCTACTCCGCCtcctatttcaatttcaattctcgTGAAATGTTCCGTTTATTTTTGCAGAAATTGGAGCAGTCGTAGGGAACTCGGGACGTCGGATTCTACGTGACCactttttcccatttttaatatatatatttgtttttaaaaaaatttaatgggtaatttctaatttttaattaaatctaataatatttcattttaaaaacacaacattttatatattcatAATGTACCAAAGtttttaatacattaattCAATAACCACTCAACATAATTGAAACACATTAATAATACacatcaaataataaatactaaaatCACTATACCTATGTatgtatttttctatttttgtaatgttcaaattaaaagattgaaaaaaaaaaacagaagctTCGACGATCGTTTTTATTGGCCGTCagcaaagagaaaaaaaaatgaaaaaaccaCGCCCGAGTCGTGGTAAACTGTGGCGAAATGAtggattttgttgtttaaaaATGTTCACCGACGTTAATGTGGGAGATTATTGCttgatttttattgttatGATATGCACTGTTATCCGGTTAGGGTAGGATGGTTAGAGTGTCTCCAATTATCCTCTTATACTGAATTTCTCTCGGTTGGCACAAGTCTACATAATATCGTAGTAGTTGGTAGATATGAAGATCGTTCCTTCATGAATATCATTATTGTACTATACGTGGACTGATAGGGAGTCGCCAACTAATCTCTAATAGTGAACTATCTCGATTGACAATCtctgtatgtatgtatatataatttgaaacgATG
Coding sequences within it:
- the LOC111783961 gene encoding NAC domain-containing protein 12-like: MAEHDMTLSVNGHSQVPPGFRFHPTEEELLHYYLRKKVAFQKIDLDVIRDVDLNKLEPWDIQEKCKIGSTPQNDWYFFSHKDKKYPTGTRTNRATAVGFWKATGRDKIIYTGSKRIGLRKTLVFYKGRAPHGQKSDWIMHEYRLDDCDRDNNICNSIGEPQVSEDGWVVCRIFKKKSYQKCVDSPKASGSDSDVRLLNANNDGVLDQILHYMGRTCKLEMESFSNINYNNQSSRLILNSKNNIEDQQQKVDKSFMHLPRLDSPTTVPSIVSHHQLETTPFDYNIIFNHEMLLEPTEPMPELVHDRPMVKLDNWVALDRLVASQLNGHNERSIEDGEHEHEQQHHHMQVSSRGLGYGHENDIWGFTKSASPSSLDPLSHFSV